The sequence CAGCCGCGAGCGGCCTTGTCGTTGCGGGCGAGATCGGTCCCATAGATCCGCACAACGGGGATGCGCCTGGGGGTCAACCACGCGTGGGCACGATCGAAGATCGCCTGCTCGAACGCGTCCGAAGAAATAACGACGGCGTCGACGTCGTCCAGGGGAAGCGCCTGGGGCCTGTAGACCGGCACGCCCCGGAGAGTCGAGACCTTGGGAGTGTCATCGATGACGGCGACCACGCGAACATTGCAGGAGTTCCATGGCTGGCAGATGATCGGCTCGGTGTGCCGCCCGGCGCCGTAGAGAGCTATTCGGCGCCACCCAGAGGCGGCGCATCGCTCGGCGACTGACTCGATGAGCCGTCGGCGGATCTGCTCGGCACGTGCAGCCAGATCGCCGTGGTGGGCACGCAACGATCCGAGTTCCGCCATGGCCCGCTCCAGCGCCGAGGGAGGGGCGGGCGGCGCGGCGCTGGGGGCGGCGACCGTCTCCAGCCGTTGCGGCCGCGTCGCCTCGACGACCAATGCGATCGATGGAATCCACGCGCGGCCGGTTTCGCCGCCATCGTGCTTGTCGATGCCTCGCAGCTCCGCATGGCGGCTCTCGCCGAACCTTGCACGCACCACGGAGTCAAACCCGGCCAGCCGCAGCGACTGCCCGATCGTCTCGAAGTCGTACACAAACTTGTGTCCATCGAGCCACATGCCGTGGTTGAGGACCATGGCGCGGGTCAGTTTCTCCCCAGGCTGGAACGCGTACCGCGTGTCTAGCCAGCGGAGACGGTGGGCGTCGATCACCTCATCGGGAGCAGGGTTCAGCTGCCGGAGGTAGATCCGGGCCTCGGCCTCGAGGTCGGGGGTGACGACGCGGACGACGCCGCCGGGACGGAGAATGCGAGCCCACTGGCGCAGGATCTCGTGCCCTTGCTGGAGCGTGAAGTGCTCGAAGACGTGCTCCGAGTACACGCACGAGGCGCATCGGTCGGGGAGCGCCGCGAGGGCTTCGAAGATGTCCAGAGCGACAACCGGTTCCTTTGCAGAGTCAACAGCCGGCGCGACGTACCACTCGCCGTCGCCGTTATCAATGTTGGTCCAGCCGGCGAGCGGGAACGTGCCGCACCCGAAGTTGAGCTTGTCGAGGCTGGAAGCGAGGAGCCTGGCGGTCTCTCGCTCGACACGGGCCGCGGATGTCGCGGGTGCCTGCAGTGCTGTGACGGTGGTGGCCATAGTGTCCTGCATGTTGCGGATCTGACGGGTGCTCACGCCGCGCGTGTCTCGCACGGGGCCGCTTCGGACGGCTGGTTTTCCGCGGCGACGCCGAAGGTCCAGATCTCGGGGCTCGGCAGCCACGGCCCCACACCGCGGACCTGGTCCGCGAGGGTGCGAAGTTCCCGCTGCGCCCCGGCCTCGCCGCGAACAGACGGCCTCGGGTCCGAAGCGGGCGGTGCGAGTGCGCTCAAGGTGGAGAGCGGCCGCGCCTCCCGTATGAACGCCGCGAACTCCCGGAACACCGCCGGGTTCGAGCGGGCGAAGGCGATCGCGCTCTCGAGCTGTTCCGACGACCGGCAGACGGGGATCGGCACACCCGAGGCCTCGATCATGCCTTC comes from Phycisphaeraceae bacterium and encodes:
- a CDS encoding methyltransferase domain-containing protein, whose amino-acid sequence is MSTRQIRNMQDTMATTVTALQAPATSAARVERETARLLASSLDKLNFGCGTFPLAGWTNIDNGDGEWYVAPAVDSAKEPVVALDIFEALAALPDRCASCVYSEHVFEHFTLQQGHEILRQWARILRPGGVVRVVTPDLEAEARIYLRQLNPAPDEVIDAHRLRWLDTRYAFQPGEKLTRAMVLNHGMWLDGHKFVYDFETIGQSLRLAGFDSVVRARFGESRHAELRGIDKHDGGETGRAWIPSIALVVEATRPQRLETVAAPSAAPPAPPSALERAMAELGSLRAHHGDLAARAEQIRRRLIESVAERCAASGWRRIALYGAGRHTEPIICQPWNSCNVRVVAVIDDTPKVSTLRGVPVYRPQALPLDDVDAVVISSDAFEQAIFDRAHAWLTPRRIPVVRIYGTDLARNDKAARG